A genomic region of Mycolicibacterium poriferae contains the following coding sequences:
- a CDS encoding arylsulfatase produces MATEFNGRIELDIRDSEPDWGPYAPPTAPPDAPNVLYLVWDDVGIATWDCFGGLVDMPAMRRIAERGVRLSQFHTTALCSPTRASLLTGRNATTVGMAIVEEFTEGFPGINGRIPPDTALISEVLAERGYSTSCVGKWHLTPLEESNLAATRRHWPLSRGFDRFYGFMGGETDQWYPELIYDGHPVEAPATPEEGYHFSKDMADRTIEFIRDSTMIAPDKPWFSYVCPGAGHAPHHVFTEWADRYAGAFDMGYERYREIVLENQKRLGIVAPDTELSPVNPYSDVTGPDGQPWPEQDTVRPWDELSEDERKLFARMAEVFAGFLSYTDAQIGRILDYLEESGQLDNTIIVVISDNGASGEGGPNGSVNEGKFFNGYIDTVEDSMRFFDELGGPTTYGHYPIGWAMAFNTPYKLYKRYASHEGGIADAAIISWPAGISAHGEIRDNYVNVCDITPTVYDLLGIVAPATVKGIPQKPLDGVSFKVALADPDAPTGKETQFYTMLGTRGIWHRGWFASAVHPAAPSGWSHFDQDRWELFHLDVDRSQCHDLAAEHPDKLAELQALWRSEAEKYNGIPLSDLGVFEMISRWRPSLAGDRTSYVYYPHTAPVAVGGCVNIAGRSFSVLADVTVDSEDVRGVLFKQGAGHGGYVLYVDEGRLQFVYNFFGEEEQHVGAADPLPAGAHIVGVGFARTGTVEGSHTPVGDVTLYVDGAAVASRTGVKAHPVMFGLAGGGVSVGRNAGQPVSTAYRAPFEFTGGTIGRIVVDVSGAPYLDAERELARAFARD; encoded by the coding sequence ATGGCGACGGAGTTCAACGGCAGGATCGAACTGGACATCCGGGATTCCGAACCGGATTGGGGGCCCTACGCGCCGCCCACCGCGCCGCCCGACGCCCCCAACGTGCTCTATCTCGTCTGGGACGACGTCGGTATCGCGACGTGGGACTGCTTCGGTGGGCTGGTCGACATGCCTGCCATGCGCCGCATCGCCGAACGCGGAGTCCGGCTTTCGCAGTTCCACACCACCGCCCTGTGCTCGCCCACGCGTGCCTCACTGCTGACCGGACGCAACGCCACCACGGTCGGCATGGCGATCGTCGAAGAATTCACCGAGGGTTTCCCCGGCATCAACGGCCGCATTCCTCCTGACACCGCCCTGATCTCGGAGGTGCTGGCCGAACGCGGATACAGCACGTCCTGTGTCGGAAAATGGCATCTGACGCCCCTGGAGGAGTCCAATCTCGCTGCCACCCGCCGACACTGGCCGCTGTCCCGCGGTTTCGACCGGTTCTACGGGTTCATGGGCGGCGAGACCGACCAGTGGTACCCGGAGCTGATCTACGACGGCCATCCGGTCGAGGCGCCCGCCACGCCGGAGGAGGGCTACCACTTCTCCAAGGACATGGCCGACCGGACCATCGAATTCATCCGCGATTCGACGATGATCGCACCGGACAAACCCTGGTTCTCCTACGTCTGCCCGGGCGCCGGGCACGCGCCCCATCATGTGTTCACCGAATGGGCGGACCGCTACGCCGGCGCCTTCGACATGGGTTACGAGCGGTACCGAGAGATCGTGCTGGAGAACCAGAAGCGGCTCGGCATCGTCGCACCGGACACCGAGCTCTCCCCGGTAAACCCGTACAGCGATGTCACCGGCCCGGACGGGCAACCCTGGCCGGAGCAGGACACGGTGCGGCCGTGGGATGAGCTCAGCGAGGACGAGAGGAAGCTGTTCGCCCGCATGGCCGAGGTGTTCGCCGGTTTCCTGTCCTACACCGACGCGCAGATCGGCCGCATCCTGGACTATCTCGAGGAGTCCGGCCAGCTCGACAACACCATCATCGTCGTCATCAGCGACAACGGCGCCAGCGGTGAGGGCGGGCCGAACGGGTCCGTCAACGAGGGCAAGTTCTTCAACGGCTACATCGACACCGTCGAGGACAGCATGCGCTTCTTCGACGAACTGGGTGGCCCCACGACGTACGGCCATTATCCGATCGGGTGGGCGATGGCGTTCAACACCCCCTACAAGCTGTACAAGCGCTACGCCTCGCACGAGGGCGGGATCGCCGACGCCGCGATCATCTCCTGGCCCGCAGGCATTTCCGCGCATGGAGAGATCCGCGACAACTACGTCAACGTCTGCGACATCACCCCGACGGTGTACGACCTGCTCGGCATCGTGGCGCCGGCCACCGTGAAAGGCATTCCGCAGAAACCGCTGGACGGCGTCAGCTTCAAAGTGGCCCTGGCTGATCCGGACGCCCCCACGGGCAAGGAGACGCAGTTCTACACGATGCTGGGCACCAGGGGCATCTGGCACCGGGGCTGGTTCGCCAGCGCGGTGCACCCCGCCGCACCGTCGGGGTGGTCGCATTTCGACCAGGACCGTTGGGAGCTCTTCCATCTCGACGTCGACCGCAGCCAGTGCCACGACCTGGCCGCCGAACATCCCGACAAGCTCGCCGAACTGCAGGCGCTGTGGCGCTCGGAAGCCGAGAAGTACAACGGCATCCCGTTGTCCGATCTGGGTGTGTTCGAGATGATCAGCCGGTGGCGGCCCTCATTGGCCGGGGACCGCACGAGCTACGTCTACTACCCGCACACCGCCCCCGTCGCGGTCGGCGGCTGCGTCAACATCGCGGGCCGGTCGTTCTCGGTGCTGGCCGACGTGACCGTCGACAGCGAGGACGTGCGCGGCGTGCTGTTCAAACAGGGTGCGGGACATGGTGGTTACGTGCTCTACGTCGACGAGGGCCGACTGCAGTTCGTGTACAACTTCTTCGGCGAGGAGGAACAGCACGTCGGCGCGGCCGACCCGCTGCCCGCGGGCGCCCACATCGTCGGTGTCGGCTTCGCGCGCACCGGCACCGTGGAGGGCAGCCACACCCCGGTCGGGGACGTCACCCTGTACGTCGACGGCGCGGCGGTGGCCTCCCGCACCGGCGTCAAGGCCCATCCGGTGATGTTCGGCCTCGCCGGCGGTGGGGTCAGCGTGGGCCGCAATGCGGGGCAACCGGTGTCGACGGCCTACCGCGCGCCGTTCGAGTTCACCGGCGGCACGATCGGCCGGATCGTCGTCGACGTCTCGGGCGCGCCCTACCTCGACGCCGAGCGCGAGCTCGCCCGGGCCTTCGCCAGGGACTGA
- a CDS encoding ABC transporter: MTRRRLLVALFFAALVLYGAVGYWLQVRHGFILGDALSRVMAAQSVLFSRDPHLAAIGFIFTPLTAMVQIPFLTLSPIWPEIAERAFSGTLMSALFMAGAVVQIAGMGLDRGLPRCYTLAITAAFALNPMIVFYGANGMSEAPFIFFMSWAVRRLIMWMVDDDVHHLVTAGGIAMGLAYLTRYDAVACIAAAGVLVGVTTYRRATPSPRIRRALLDVLLVSGPGLATFLGWAAISWLITGEAFAQFTSQYGNTAILEQSGASAPSFGGGLLFALACITLLAPTLVPIAMWGVARRWDTPNWQVMLVPLGIYGAALAFQAYSYASGSTFPFLRFYIIAIPLTACLAMLAVPDGVLVEARRRGRYAPPRVETQPPGRRAWPAYAPVALLFAVTVPVTAWGMGMPRYAPQEYALGAVLSPDPDNVTERKALEHRIAATFSTERTIADYLDSLDLPDSSVITDTVYGFAVVAASEDPNMFVIPSDDDFTERLNDPAAGGIRYLLAVPNEGRGVSDALNLRYPTLYETGADIATLELEIPNDGDSQPDWRLYRVNEPAVTD, translated from the coding sequence ATGACCCGACGGCGCCTGCTGGTGGCGTTGTTCTTCGCGGCGCTGGTCCTCTACGGCGCGGTGGGCTACTGGCTGCAGGTGCGCCACGGCTTCATCCTGGGCGACGCACTGTCACGCGTGATGGCGGCGCAGTCGGTGCTGTTCAGCCGTGACCCGCACCTGGCCGCGATCGGCTTCATCTTCACGCCGTTGACCGCGATGGTGCAGATACCGTTCCTGACACTGAGCCCGATCTGGCCCGAAATCGCCGAACGCGCTTTCTCGGGCACGCTGATGTCGGCGCTGTTCATGGCCGGCGCGGTCGTCCAGATCGCCGGAATGGGCCTGGACCGGGGGCTGCCGCGCTGCTACACGCTCGCCATCACAGCCGCGTTCGCGCTCAACCCGATGATCGTGTTCTACGGCGCCAACGGGATGAGCGAGGCGCCGTTCATCTTCTTCATGTCGTGGGCGGTCCGCAGGCTGATCATGTGGATGGTCGACGACGACGTGCACCACCTCGTGACCGCGGGCGGTATCGCGATGGGATTGGCCTATCTGACCCGCTACGACGCGGTGGCCTGTATCGCCGCGGCGGGTGTGCTGGTCGGCGTCACCACCTACCGGCGCGCCACGCCGTCGCCGCGAATCCGGCGGGCGCTACTCGACGTCCTCCTGGTCAGCGGGCCGGGGCTGGCCACCTTCCTCGGCTGGGCCGCGATCAGCTGGTTGATCACCGGGGAAGCGTTCGCGCAGTTCACCTCTCAGTACGGCAACACCGCGATCCTGGAGCAGTCCGGGGCGTCCGCCCCCTCGTTCGGCGGCGGGCTGCTGTTCGCCCTCGCCTGCATCACGCTGCTGGCGCCCACGCTGGTGCCCATCGCCATGTGGGGCGTGGCGCGCCGATGGGACACGCCGAACTGGCAGGTGATGCTGGTGCCGTTGGGCATCTACGGTGCCGCGCTGGCCTTCCAGGCCTACAGCTACGCGTCGGGGTCGACGTTTCCGTTTCTGCGGTTCTACATCATCGCCATACCGCTGACCGCCTGCCTGGCGATGCTGGCCGTCCCGGACGGGGTGCTCGTCGAGGCGCGGCGGCGGGGCCGCTACGCGCCGCCGCGCGTCGAGACGCAGCCCCCTGGGCGTCGCGCGTGGCCGGCATACGCCCCAGTGGCCCTGCTGTTCGCGGTCACCGTCCCGGTCACGGCGTGGGGGATGGGCATGCCGCGGTACGCGCCCCAGGAGTACGCGCTCGGCGCGGTGCTGTCGCCGGACCCGGACAACGTGACCGAACGCAAGGCCCTCGAACACCGCATCGCCGCCACGTTCTCCACCGAACGCACGATCGCCGACTATCTCGACAGCCTCGATCTGCCCGACTCCTCGGTGATCACCGACACGGTGTACGGGTTCGCCGTCGTGGCGGCCTCGGAGGACCCCAACATGTTCGTCATCCCGTCGGACGACGACTTCACCGAACGACTCAACGACCCGGCCGCCGGGGGAATCCGCTACCTGCTGGCGGTGCCCAACGAAGGGCGGGGCGTCTCCGACGCCCTGAACCTGCGCTACCCCACCCTCTACGAGACCGGTGCCGACATCGCCACTCTGGAACTGGAGATCCCCAACGACGGCGACAGTCAGCCCGATTGGCGGCTCTACCGGGTCAACGAACCCGCGGTGACGGACTAG